One segment of Acidianus sp. HS-5 DNA contains the following:
- a CDS encoding dihydrolipoyl dehydrogenase, translating to MIVDVLIAGAGGAGYPAAFRLNKAGLKVAMADPKGELGGNCLYQGCVPSKTMRELAHLYLRARKLLGFNEVVSFEKVQDHKDFVQETRFKQHKQELSETSVDFYKGEVEIIDNHHAIIKGEKDAQIEYKYLILASGSGPFVPRFPGSEYCITSDDLYKYKTSIRKLPKEMVIIGGGYIALETASIMNVLGTKVHVLVRSDRVLRGLDTRLVSSLLSMLDKNIDIKFNSPVIEVQKVGENEYKVIYSEKSEKKEITADLVMLATGRKPVYPKGIEKLGLAIGRSGVMVDETIVSSVKNVYAPGDVNGRSMFFHSAVRQSLVAAHNILAGTPIDYMDFESVPKSIFTIPSIAYVGILPEEAKRRGIEIVEASYPLIKDSRAQMYDEAEGEIRLFVERGSLRVIGGWIIGIDAPTMINEIGTVVANGLTARQMADYADQHPMSNESISYAARSIF from the coding sequence ATGATAGTTGATGTTCTAATAGCTGGAGCAGGAGGAGCCGGTTACCCTGCGGCATTTAGGTTAAATAAGGCAGGTTTAAAAGTAGCAATGGCAGACCCTAAAGGAGAGTTAGGAGGTAATTGCTTATATCAGGGCTGTGTGCCGTCTAAAACTATGAGGGAGTTGGCTCACCTTTATTTGAGGGCAAGAAAACTGTTAGGCTTTAATGAAGTAGTTTCGTTTGAAAAAGTTCAAGATCACAAGGACTTTGTTCAAGAAACCAGATTTAAGCAACATAAACAAGAGTTGTCAGAGACTTCAGTGGATTTTTACAAAGGAGAAGTAGAAATTATAGATAATCATCATGCAATTATTAAAGGAGAAAAAGATGCACAGATAGAGTACAAGTACCTTATCTTAGCTAGTGGGAGTGGACCATTCGTGCCGAGGTTTCCAGGCTCAGAATATTGTATAACTAGTGATGATCTTTACAAGTACAAGACTTCTATAAGGAAATTACCCAAGGAAATGGTAATAATAGGTGGAGGTTACATTGCTCTAGAGACTGCATCAATTATGAACGTTCTAGGTACTAAAGTTCATGTATTGGTTAGGTCAGACAGAGTTCTTAGAGGACTGGATACAAGGTTAGTTTCATCTTTACTTTCAATGTTAGATAAGAATATAGACATTAAGTTTAACTCTCCAGTCATTGAAGTACAAAAGGTAGGAGAGAACGAATATAAAGTGATATATTCAGAGAAGTCCGAGAAGAAGGAAATTACAGCAGACTTAGTTATGTTAGCTACTGGCAGAAAGCCCGTATATCCTAAAGGAATAGAGAAACTCGGTTTAGCTATTGGAAGGAGTGGTGTAATGGTTGATGAGACTATAGTGAGTAGTGTAAAAAACGTTTATGCTCCAGGAGATGTTAACGGTAGATCGATGTTCTTCCATTCAGCAGTAAGGCAATCCTTAGTTGCAGCCCATAATATACTTGCAGGGACTCCTATAGATTACATGGATTTTGAGAGTGTACCTAAATCCATATTTACAATTCCTTCAATAGCTTATGTTGGGATCTTACCTGAGGAGGCTAAAAGGAGAGGAATAGAGATAGTAGAAGCGTCTTACCCATTAATTAAGGATTCGAGAGCGCAAATGTATGATGAAGCAGAAGGTGAAATTAGATTATTCGTTGAAAGAGGATCTTTAAGGGTAATTGGAGGCTGGATAATAGGAATAGATGCACCAACAATGATAAATGAAATAGGTACTGTAGTAGCAAACGGTTTAACAGCTAGGCAGATGGCTGATTATGCAGATCAACATCCGATGAGTAATGAAAGTATAAGTTATGCTGCAAGAAGTATATTTTAA
- a CDS encoding TFIIB-type zinc ribbon-containing protein yields MSSEIICPKDKIVFDANRGEYICTETGEVLEDKVVDQGPEWRAYTEEENRERSRAGTINLAVHDMGLSTYMDVKAKDRIKAMRLRKLQIRSRVGTSEQRNLVKAMTILERIIDNLGLPKAVKEEAAIIYRKALDKKLIKGRSIEEVVAASVYAACRKLNIPTTLDEITKITSANKKEIGKAYRLLLREDVTEVPASDPKYYVMKIASLLGLSGKVMTAAMEIVERAKKAGITSGKDPASIAAAAVYIAANINGERRSQREISEVSGVTQVTIRNRYREIARELGIDIEGIN; encoded by the coding sequence ATGAGTAGTGAAATAATATGCCCAAAGGATAAAATAGTCTTTGACGCTAATAGGGGGGAGTACATCTGTACAGAGACTGGAGAAGTCCTAGAAGATAAAGTTGTCGATCAAGGACCAGAGTGGAGAGCTTATACTGAGGAAGAAAACAGGGAGAGAAGCAGAGCAGGTACGATTAACTTAGCAGTTCACGATATGGGGCTTTCAACTTACATGGATGTAAAGGCTAAAGATAGAATAAAGGCAATGAGGTTAAGGAAATTACAAATAAGGTCAAGAGTGGGAACCTCAGAGCAGAGAAACCTAGTCAAGGCAATGACTATCCTTGAGAGGATTATAGATAACTTAGGCTTACCAAAAGCTGTAAAAGAAGAGGCCGCAATTATTTACAGGAAAGCTTTAGATAAAAAATTAATAAAAGGTAGGAGCATCGAGGAAGTAGTTGCTGCCTCAGTTTATGCTGCTTGTAGGAAGTTGAATATTCCAACTACATTAGATGAAATAACTAAAATAACATCTGCGAATAAAAAAGAGATAGGAAAAGCTTATAGGCTCTTGTTAAGGGAAGATGTTACTGAAGTTCCTGCCAGTGACCCTAAGTACTACGTCATGAAGATAGCCTCATTACTAGGACTCAGCGGTAAAGTGATGACTGCTGCCATGGAAATAGTGGAAAGAGCTAAGAAAGCTGGAATAACTTCTGGAAAAGATCCTGCAAGTATTGCAGCTGCTGCAGTATATATCGCGGCAAATATCAACGGAGAGAGAAGATCCCAGAGGGAAATTTCTGAAGTCTCTGGAGTAACTCAAGTGACTATAAGGAATAGGTATAGGGAAATAGCCAGAGAATTAGGAATAGACATAGAAGGAATAAACTAA
- a CDS encoding AAA family ATPase → MMMRANRIANRHKKVIKYVPNIRLEDLYDLKDVKERLGEIAEEVKKGKTYGIVLFGPPGTGKTSLAKAIANKLGWNFFQLNASDVLSKWYGESEILLTSFLDKVESNQPAVLFIDEIDSFTMNRESDVHEVTHRLINILLNRIQEFHDKGDKILIIGTTNLPQEIDEAFLRPGRFDEVIHVPLPDEESRKEIWMGYIKDPNIDYKLLARRSERFSPADIKLIVDEVKSKIQNPITEDYLRFIENFKPSVKISTLIKFENLAKKYSREKILEKPFGVPDVTWDNLGDLEKVKEIIRESIELPIKNKEFAEKLGIKPVKGMLLYGPPGTGKTSIAKAMANELKASFIILSGEEIASAQFKAPEVIAEKFNIARDNSPAVIFIDEIDMIAKNRMFNEWRNALTELLTQIDGIRETDDIILVGATNRPWDLDPAILRPGRIDKIIYVPPPDYDGRIKVLNVLVKGLQVDEKVIEKVAKITENYTPADLKLIVDEIRRNLLKEASMTNTLRTEVTMDDFTKVLEKVKPSVTEETLKMYESFKPRL, encoded by the coding sequence ATGATGATGAGAGCAAACAGAATAGCTAATAGGCATAAGAAAGTCATCAAATACGTGCCGAACATAAGGTTGGAAGATTTATACGACCTAAAAGACGTAAAGGAGAGATTAGGAGAAATTGCCGAAGAAGTCAAAAAAGGTAAGACTTACGGTATAGTACTCTTCGGTCCACCTGGGACTGGAAAAACCAGCCTGGCAAAGGCTATTGCAAATAAATTGGGATGGAACTTCTTCCAGTTAAATGCTTCTGATGTGCTGAGTAAATGGTATGGTGAAAGTGAGATTTTACTAACTTCGTTTCTTGATAAAGTTGAATCAAACCAACCTGCAGTACTTTTCATTGATGAAATTGACAGCTTTACAATGAATAGGGAAAGCGACGTACACGAGGTTACACATAGACTAATAAATATTCTCTTAAATAGAATTCAAGAATTTCACGATAAAGGAGATAAAATCCTTATTATAGGCACAACTAATCTACCTCAAGAAATTGATGAGGCATTCCTAAGGCCAGGAAGATTTGATGAGGTAATTCATGTTCCGTTGCCCGATGAAGAAAGTAGGAAAGAAATATGGATGGGGTATATTAAAGATCCCAATATAGATTATAAGCTTCTGGCTAGAAGATCTGAAAGATTTTCTCCAGCGGATATTAAACTAATTGTGGATGAAGTTAAATCTAAAATACAGAATCCTATAACAGAAGATTACCTAAGATTCATAGAGAATTTCAAACCGTCAGTAAAAATATCTACCTTAATAAAATTTGAGAATTTAGCTAAAAAATATTCAAGGGAAAAGATACTAGAGAAACCTTTCGGAGTTCCTGATGTTACATGGGATAATTTAGGAGACCTAGAAAAAGTTAAAGAGATCATAAGAGAATCCATAGAATTGCCAATAAAAAACAAGGAATTCGCTGAGAAACTAGGTATAAAGCCAGTAAAAGGAATGCTACTTTACGGGCCTCCGGGGACAGGTAAGACGAGTATCGCTAAGGCTATGGCAAATGAATTGAAAGCTTCTTTCATAATCTTGTCTGGAGAAGAAATTGCATCAGCTCAATTTAAAGCTCCAGAAGTTATAGCAGAGAAATTTAACATAGCAAGGGATAATTCTCCTGCAGTAATTTTCATTGATGAAATAGATATGATAGCAAAGAATAGAATGTTTAATGAATGGAGAAATGCTTTAACTGAACTGCTGACTCAAATAGACGGAATAAGAGAAACTGATGATATTATACTTGTTGGAGCCACGAATAGGCCTTGGGATTTAGATCCAGCGATTCTAAGACCCGGAAGAATTGATAAAATAATTTACGTACCTCCGCCGGATTATGATGGAAGAATAAAAGTTCTCAATGTGCTAGTTAAGGGATTACAAGTTGATGAAAAAGTTATAGAGAAAGTTGCTAAAATTACAGAAAATTATACTCCTGCAGACTTGAAATTAATAGTAGATGAAATAAGGAGGAATTTACTTAAGGAAGCTTCCATGACTAACACCCTTAGAACTGAAGTTACTATGGATGATTTTACAAAGGTCCTGGAAAAAGTAAAACCAAGTGTTACAGAGGAAACACTCAAGATGTACGAAAGCTTTAAGCCTAGGCTTTAG
- a CDS encoding DUF3211 domain-containing protein, translating to MRISVEIETKHESNALLVVLSDPSFVLPNLFPPIKEVKANDGKYTCKGKFLGMPFDLVGNYYSSDEGRVKYAFTINRGGTGNLDFLIEEHKVILTFDYDGWSEKISKLFLSRWINEFKNNFEEKVRLKRIENKI from the coding sequence ATGAGAATTAGTGTTGAAATAGAAACTAAACATGAGAGTAATGCGTTATTAGTAGTTTTATCCGATCCTTCTTTCGTTTTACCCAATCTATTTCCTCCAATTAAAGAAGTTAAGGCAAATGACGGAAAATATACTTGCAAGGGAAAATTCTTAGGCATGCCTTTCGACCTCGTCGGTAATTATTACTCCTCTGATGAAGGTAGAGTAAAATATGCCTTCACAATAAATAGAGGAGGTACTGGTAACTTAGACTTCTTAATTGAAGAGCATAAAGTTATATTAACATTTGACTACGACGGATGGTCTGAAAAGATTTCTAAGCTATTCCTTTCTAGGTGGATAAACGAATTTAAGAATAATTTCGAGGAAAAAGTTAGGTTAAAAAGAATTGAGAATAAAATCTAA
- a CDS encoding 2-oxoacid:ferredoxin oxidoreductase subunit beta, translated as MQERKPVFVDWCPGCGNFGILRAEEMAIRELGIDPKKVVVVSGIGCSGKIPHFIQLPIGGVHTLHGRSIAYATGIKLSNPSLEVIVNIGDGDGLGIGMGHFVNAGRRNIDMTVIIHDNGVYGLTKGQASPTLHRGEKTKSLPRPNINDAVNPISVALSSGYTFVARGYAYDIMHLKDLMVKAIKHKGLAFIDILQPCPTYNDINTKEWYDKRIYKLDSDPTWDPKVKSEAEQQTKFERAILKAFEWGDKIPIGIFYENELVSTFEERIMQNVPNYLDYYPAKQEIEKNGEATTKIDDLVRAKRI; from the coding sequence GTGCAGGAGCGTAAACCCGTATTTGTGGATTGGTGCCCCGGCTGTGGAAACTTTGGAATATTAAGAGCAGAAGAAATGGCAATAAGGGAACTAGGAATAGATCCTAAAAAAGTTGTAGTAGTTTCAGGAATAGGATGCTCTGGAAAGATACCGCACTTCATACAATTACCTATAGGAGGAGTGCACACACTTCACGGAAGATCTATAGCTTACGCTACTGGGATAAAGCTATCTAATCCATCGTTGGAAGTAATAGTGAACATTGGAGACGGAGACGGCTTAGGAATAGGAATGGGACATTTTGTTAATGCAGGCAGGAGGAATATTGACATGACGGTAATAATACACGATAACGGAGTTTATGGATTAACTAAAGGTCAGGCTTCACCTACACTCCACAGAGGTGAAAAAACTAAGTCTCTACCAAGACCTAATATAAACGATGCAGTAAACCCGATCTCGGTAGCTTTATCCTCAGGCTATACTTTCGTTGCTAGAGGATATGCATATGACATAATGCACCTTAAAGATTTAATGGTTAAGGCAATAAAGCATAAAGGCTTAGCTTTCATAGATATCCTACAGCCTTGTCCTACTTATAATGATATAAACACTAAGGAATGGTATGATAAGAGAATTTACAAGCTAGACAGTGATCCAACGTGGGATCCAAAGGTAAAGAGCGAAGCTGAACAACAAACTAAATTTGAAAGAGCAATACTGAAAGCCTTCGAGTGGGGAGATAAAATACCTATTGGAATATTCTATGAGAATGAATTAGTTTCAACATTCGAAGAGAGAATAATGCAAAATGTACCAAATTATCTTGATTATTACCCAGCAAAACAGGAAATAGAGAAAAATGGTGAGGCTACTACTAAAATAGATGACCTGGTAAGGGCAAAGAGAATTTAA
- a CDS encoding dehydrogenase — protein sequence MSQLSILQIAKMPDKEREETMGKMFQQLLQMKDEDKIANLKALIQEMAEKATDEDYINLCKTNLKLASTLPDDVLKAFVQLRMQASSQLPKELHDRDMKFLTQALEQVDPQIREKITRNMPK from the coding sequence ATGTCTCAACTTTCTATTCTCCAAATAGCCAAAATGCCAGATAAGGAAAGAGAAGAAACAATGGGTAAAATGTTTCAACAACTTCTCCAAATGAAAGATGAAGATAAAATAGCTAACTTAAAAGCGCTAATACAAGAAATGGCTGAAAAAGCTACTGACGAGGATTACATAAATCTGTGCAAAACTAACCTCAAGCTTGCTTCAACGTTACCAGACGACGTTTTAAAAGCATTCGTACAATTAAGAATGCAGGCATCATCTCAATTACCTAAAGAGCTTCATGATAGAGATATGAAATTCTTAACTCAAGCACTAGAGCAAGTAGATCCTCAAATAAGAGAAAAAATAACAAGGAATATGCCAAAATGA
- a CDS encoding ABC transporter permease yields MEIKGITGKIYSFLYIRGFKVWSSYRTQVILTVLSWTLPVFTYYFVGTSLGNKVVEGIHVPDYTSFFVIGLAFQGYVSSVITTISQRIRNEQLYGTIEYYVLSKSGVLSFLVYSALWGFTVNTINAAIILTVGHLLGVIYEINLLSTLLLAILLISSTLGIAFMSAAFTMIIKQGNPISFFFSTFTTLLGGVVFPVTIMPTQISYISYALPLTWALNGLRNSMLYGYSIFQVMRCVEILLMFNIILIPLGLLLYSLAFRKAREKGTLGEY; encoded by the coding sequence ATGGAGATTAAGGGAATAACAGGTAAAATTTATTCTTTCCTATACATTAGGGGATTCAAAGTATGGTCGTCTTATAGAACTCAAGTTATACTTACCGTACTTTCGTGGACTTTACCAGTATTTACTTATTACTTTGTAGGCACTTCTCTAGGGAATAAGGTTGTTGAGGGCATTCATGTACCGGATTATACTAGCTTCTTCGTAATAGGCTTAGCTTTCCAAGGCTACGTTTCTTCTGTAATCACAACAATAAGTCAAAGAATTAGGAACGAGCAGCTTTACGGAACGATAGAATATTACGTACTTTCTAAGTCTGGAGTTCTGTCTTTCTTGGTATATTCTGCGTTATGGGGATTTACTGTTAATACAATAAATGCTGCAATCATACTTACCGTGGGTCATTTACTAGGAGTTATATATGAAATTAATTTATTAAGCACGTTGCTCTTGGCTATTCTCTTAATCTCTTCCACCCTAGGTATAGCATTCATGTCTGCAGCATTCACAATGATAATAAAACAAGGGAATCCGATCTCGTTCTTCTTCTCTACATTTACTACTCTTTTAGGTGGAGTAGTATTTCCAGTAACTATAATGCCTACGCAAATAAGTTACATAAGTTATGCATTGCCTTTAACTTGGGCTTTGAATGGATTAAGAAATTCTATGCTTTATGGATACAGTATATTTCAAGTGATGAGATGTGTGGAAATTCTATTAATGTTTAATATCATTCTAATCCCGCTAGGGCTTCTGTTGTATTCTTTAGCGTTCAGAAAAGCTAGGGAAAAAGGGACGCTTGGAGAATACTAA
- a CDS encoding AAA family ATPase, which produces MIVTFAPLPSYGKSHVISFLSMGLSKKGKKVLIIDLDPKLFITSFFVKENKIYPGINSFQNIDIVSLPFFEYSFSSLNYNILSKMMKDTKIDTSSYDFVFIDFKPGVSIVSMNSAEFSNFILSTISNAKIKEFREGMQAVVQWISDFNLDLKYVGNIIIAETKPEELAQQAYLGLIDALKPLSDRKIENVKKRIYPFNGSLNFVNFNTIIPVRKDLNDLKFTDKRKYPPVYRLLNYERTRNIVNDIVNEFLNRVEMA; this is translated from the coding sequence GTGATAGTAACTTTTGCACCATTGCCTAGCTATGGCAAGTCTCACGTTATTTCTTTCTTATCTATGGGATTGTCTAAAAAAGGAAAGAAAGTGCTAATAATAGACCTAGATCCTAAGCTTTTCATAACAAGTTTCTTTGTTAAAGAAAACAAAATTTATCCTGGTATTAATTCTTTCCAAAATATAGATATAGTATCTTTACCATTCTTTGAATACTCATTTTCCAGTCTAAATTATAATATCCTAAGTAAAATGATGAAGGATACTAAAATAGATACTTCAAGTTACGATTTTGTATTTATTGATTTTAAACCTGGTGTTTCAATAGTATCTATGAATTCTGCAGAGTTTTCTAATTTTATTCTTTCAACTATATCTAATGCTAAAATAAAAGAATTTAGAGAAGGAATGCAAGCCGTAGTTCAATGGATTTCTGATTTTAATCTGGACTTAAAATACGTAGGAAATATTATAATTGCTGAGACCAAACCAGAAGAGCTCGCTCAGCAGGCATACTTAGGCTTAATTGATGCCCTAAAGCCCCTATCTGATAGAAAAATTGAGAATGTAAAAAAGAGAATATATCCATTTAATGGGAGTCTAAATTTTGTAAATTTTAATACTATTATTCCAGTTAGAAAAGATCTGAATGATCTGAAATTTACAGATAAAAGGAAGTATCCTCCAGTCTACAGACTATTAAACTATGAGAGAACAAGAAATATAGTTAATGATATAGTGAATGAATTTCTAAATAGAGTTGAGATGGCCTGA
- the thiI gene encoding tRNA uracil 4-sulfurtransferase ThiI, which translates to MKLLIVRYDEIGVKSNIVRKKLENLLISNLRASANYFNCGEVKVEKGQGRIYLDGNVDCLKISSSKVFGVKSVSPAEKITFQSLNEITNFAEKLWSKKVDGKKFAVRVRRVGKHDFTSIEAAARIADRFQGKVDLENPEVEVFVEIRQNEAYFYDEIIKGPGGLPLGSEGKALALVSGGIDSPVASWMIMKRGVALDILHCNISGPNNLSMILKVVDKIKEWSQGYTPQVFIVDCGKIMEVIMKKVDVRLWSVAFKRALYLIATNYANRIGAKSIVTGESLGQVSSQTLSVLSGLQYKIDKLFLRPLIGFDKDDIVKLAMEIGTFELSTKVPEYCAIFSHKPRTKVSIEEIEKIDEILKEAIEDTVKESEIKKKKKEEYIVYLNKLPESLQNTIIIDLRKEEEYKKNHLPSAIRLDPWNVMDFVLKSGKDKTYILYCEKGVVSGDLAYRLKKMGYTAYALKNTMLTA; encoded by the coding sequence GTGAAACTTCTAATAGTAAGGTATGACGAAATAGGAGTAAAGAGCAATATAGTGAGGAAAAAATTAGAGAATTTGTTGATTTCCAATCTGAGGGCTTCTGCAAACTACTTTAACTGTGGCGAAGTAAAAGTAGAAAAAGGCCAAGGAAGGATATACCTTGATGGTAACGTAGATTGTCTAAAAATTTCCTCTTCTAAAGTATTCGGAGTAAAATCTGTAAGCCCTGCAGAGAAGATAACTTTCCAAAGTTTAAATGAAATAACAAATTTTGCAGAAAAATTATGGAGTAAGAAGGTAGATGGGAAAAAGTTTGCAGTAAGAGTCAGAAGAGTAGGAAAACATGATTTCACTTCAATAGAAGCAGCAGCAAGAATAGCAGATAGATTTCAGGGCAAAGTTGATTTAGAAAATCCGGAAGTAGAAGTATTTGTAGAAATAAGACAAAATGAAGCTTACTTTTATGACGAGATTATTAAAGGACCTGGGGGATTGCCTTTAGGATCCGAAGGAAAAGCTCTAGCGTTAGTATCTGGCGGTATAGATTCTCCAGTGGCTTCATGGATGATAATGAAAAGAGGCGTCGCATTAGATATACTTCACTGCAATATATCTGGCCCTAACAATTTGAGTATGATATTGAAAGTAGTAGATAAGATAAAAGAATGGTCTCAAGGTTACACTCCTCAAGTGTTCATAGTGGATTGCGGAAAAATAATGGAAGTAATAATGAAAAAAGTCGATGTTAGGCTTTGGTCTGTTGCATTCAAAAGAGCATTGTATTTAATAGCAACTAATTACGCTAATAGGATAGGAGCTAAGTCCATAGTTACTGGTGAATCTTTAGGCCAAGTTTCGTCTCAAACACTCTCAGTCCTTAGTGGGCTTCAGTATAAGATAGATAAACTCTTTCTTAGACCACTAATAGGCTTTGATAAGGATGATATAGTAAAGCTCGCAATGGAAATAGGAACGTTCGAGCTTTCAACTAAAGTTCCAGAATACTGTGCAATATTTTCTCACAAACCTAGAACCAAAGTCAGTATAGAGGAAATAGAAAAAATCGATGAGATATTAAAGGAAGCAATTGAAGATACTGTGAAGGAAAGCGAAATAAAAAAGAAGAAAAAAGAAGAATACATAGTTTACTTAAATAAATTACCAGAATCATTACAAAACACAATTATTATTGATCTTAGAAAAGAAGAGGAGTATAAAAAGAACCATTTACCCAGTGCTATAAGACTAGATCCTTGGAATGTTATGGATTTCGTTCTAAAGAGCGGTAAAGACAAAACATACATACTCTATTGCGAAAAAGGAGTGGTCAGCGGAGATCTTGCGTATAGACTTAAAAAAATGGGATATACCGCATATGCCTTAAAGAACACTATGCTAACTGCTTAG
- a CDS encoding 2-oxoacid:ferredoxin oxidoreductase subunit alpha: MSRYSWMIGGAQGLGVDTSATIFGNAVARAGYYLYGNREYYSNIKGRHSYFQVVFSEKPLHSISSTINVLATFDAETIFQHFTEVTDFIIYDKGVEGTNLDMVRSMEPEIADQVRDLLTKNGLGDTVKDVISFLEKKGVKTISINYLELLKKVADTYKLPLSVVERAKNIIAVATSMSLFGFKLEYLKQAISSLFKNELFVKFNTMAAELGYSAAENHYKLPEIPVSKPRIQVDGNTISAIGKMAAGLRFQSYYPITPASDESTYIEANQNLDMIVEAGELRKGGAVVVQAEDELAAVNMAIGATLTGTRAATATSGPGFALMSEGISWAGMNEAPLVITYYMRGAPSTGLPTRSGQGDLKFALNVGHGEFPRIIVASGDHEEIFWDAIWAFNLAEKYQTPVIHVIEKTLANAYSVFDEDHILGKKIPIERGKIVKPTGDFFNRFEITEDGISPRAFLGEASIFHAGDEHNEEGHITEGTENRIKMYEKRMRKLETADKEIPEEQRVNVVGNGNIVLLTWGSPKGAIIDAMDELKDVMMIQVKMFNPYPKNLMKKLLQGKSMIIAVENNYLAQGAQILTENTGIFPTHYILKWTGRAITKEEIIESVKKIVEKGEKRVVLSAGA; this comes from the coding sequence ATGTCACGATATTCTTGGATGATAGGAGGAGCACAAGGATTAGGAGTAGACACTTCAGCAACAATCTTCGGTAACGCAGTAGCAAGAGCCGGTTATTATCTTTATGGAAATAGAGAATACTACTCAAATATCAAAGGAAGACATTCGTATTTTCAAGTAGTATTCAGTGAAAAACCTTTACATAGTATATCCTCCACTATAAATGTATTAGCAACTTTTGATGCAGAAACAATATTTCAACACTTTACAGAAGTTACCGACTTCATTATTTACGATAAAGGAGTAGAAGGAACCAATCTAGATATGGTAAGATCAATGGAACCAGAAATAGCTGATCAAGTAAGAGATCTATTAACAAAAAACGGGTTAGGCGATACTGTAAAAGATGTAATATCATTTCTTGAGAAAAAGGGAGTAAAAACAATATCGATTAATTACTTAGAATTATTGAAAAAAGTTGCAGATACTTATAAATTACCACTCTCCGTAGTTGAGAGAGCTAAGAACATTATAGCAGTTGCTACTTCAATGTCACTCTTTGGCTTTAAATTGGAGTATTTAAAACAGGCAATATCTTCCTTGTTTAAAAACGAACTTTTCGTCAAATTCAATACGATGGCTGCAGAATTAGGGTATAGTGCAGCAGAGAATCACTATAAGTTACCAGAAATTCCCGTATCAAAACCAAGAATACAGGTTGACGGAAATACAATATCTGCAATAGGAAAAATGGCAGCAGGACTTAGGTTTCAATCGTATTATCCAATAACTCCTGCAAGTGATGAAAGCACTTACATTGAGGCTAATCAGAACCTCGATATGATAGTAGAGGCAGGCGAATTAAGAAAAGGCGGAGCAGTAGTTGTTCAAGCAGAAGATGAATTAGCAGCAGTAAATATGGCCATTGGTGCAACATTGACTGGAACCAGAGCAGCAACTGCAACTTCTGGCCCAGGATTTGCTTTGATGTCTGAGGGAATAAGCTGGGCAGGAATGAACGAAGCACCGTTAGTTATAACTTATTACATGAGAGGAGCTCCATCAACCGGTTTACCAACTAGATCAGGTCAAGGAGATTTAAAATTTGCACTCAACGTAGGCCACGGCGAATTTCCGAGAATAATTGTTGCCTCCGGAGATCATGAGGAAATATTCTGGGATGCAATATGGGCTTTCAATTTAGCAGAAAAATACCAGACTCCGGTAATCCACGTAATAGAAAAAACGTTAGCTAATGCTTACTCTGTATTTGATGAAGATCACATACTGGGTAAGAAAATTCCAATAGAAAGAGGAAAAATAGTAAAGCCTACTGGAGACTTTTTCAACCGCTTTGAAATAACTGAAGACGGAATTTCTCCTAGAGCGTTCTTAGGAGAGGCAAGTATATTTCATGCAGGCGATGAACATAATGAGGAAGGACATATAACGGAAGGAACAGAAAATAGAATAAAAATGTACGAGAAGAGAATGAGAAAATTAGAAACTGCTGATAAAGAAATTCCAGAAGAGCAGAGAGTTAATGTAGTAGGCAACGGGAATATAGTGCTATTAACTTGGGGTTCTCCTAAAGGTGCAATAATTGATGCAATGGATGAGTTAAAGGACGTTATGATGATCCAAGTGAAAATGTTCAACCCGTATCCTAAGAATTTGATGAAAAAGCTCCTTCAAGGTAAGAGTATGATAATTGCAGTTGAGAATAATTATTTGGCTCAAGGAGCACAAATATTGACTGAAAATACTGGAATATTCCCTACTCATTATATATTAAAATGGACAGGAAGAGCTATAACCAAGGAGGAAATAATTGAAAGTGTAAAGAAAATTGTTGAGAAAGGAGAAAAGAGGGTGGTGTTAAGTGCAGGAGCGTAA